A single region of the Corticium candelabrum chromosome 15, ooCorCand1.1, whole genome shotgun sequence genome encodes:
- the LOC134191370 gene encoding uncharacterized protein LOC134191370: MNSNDGSSRREVCLWQLLLDAVNGTYTMDGTALPEELQLYKDDLDLSRLKYQLSMLPDVVQVRNRKLENNPPITEVTNVRTICSIMADISLCKEMLSEVVHLIKLFYTIPVTTSTAERTFSALRRLKTYLRTTMSQERLNHAMSLYVHKDRTDNIDLDEIANSFITVNERRRNFFGHV; the protein is encoded by the coding sequence ATGAACTCAAACGACGGTTCCAGCAGAAGAGAGGTATGCCTGTGGCAGCTACTATTAGATGCAGTAAATGGTACGTACACCATGGATGGTACTGCTTTACCAGAAGAACTACAACTCTACAAAGATGACCTTGATTTATCTCGACTGAAATACCAGCTATCAATGCTTCCAGATGTTGTCCAAGTCAGAAATCGAAAGCTTGAAAACAATCCACCAATTACAGAAGTGACAAATGTAAGAACAATATGTTCTATCATGGCTGATATTTCTCTCTGTAAGGAGATGCTTTCAGAAGTTGTTCACTTGATTAAACTTTTCTACACTATTCCTGTCACCACCTCTACTGCTGAGAGAACATTTTCAGCACTTAGGAGATTGAAGACATATCTGAGAACCACAATGAGTCAGGAAAGACTAAATCATGCAATGTCTCTCTATGTGCACAAGGACAGAACGGATAACATAGATCTAGATGAAATTGCAAATTCCTTTATAACTGTTAATGAAAGGAGAAGAAACTTTTTTGGTCATGTTTAG
- the LOC134190475 gene encoding LOW QUALITY PROTEIN: 2-Hydroxyacid oxidase 1-like (The sequence of the model RefSeq protein was modified relative to this genomic sequence to represent the inferred CDS: deleted 2 bases in 1 codon): MNRLLQFEQYAHQRLPKVARDYYSDGACGEFTLKENESAFQRLKLLPRVLRGISELTAETSILGVKIAMPICIAPTAFHKMAHLDGEIATVKAAKRMGTCMTLSTFSTCSLEEVSESAPDCLRRFQLYVVPDRHITKDLVLRAKTAGFKALVITVDTEVVGIKYASTESFTCPQQFGLPNLRYQDGQSPFLNGPYEAAVTWKDIDWIKSLTDLPIVLKGILTAQDAREAVKHGVSGIWVSNHGGRQLDTVPAAIEVLPEIAKAVGNKAEIYVDGGVRYGTDVLKAIALGARAVFIGRPVLWGLTYNGEDGVCQVLHEFKVAMKLSGCASISDINRSLVVHQSHFWSNL; encoded by the exons ATGAATCGTTTGTTACAATTCGAGCAGTACGCACATCAGCGTTTGCCCAAGGTAGCAAGAGATTACTACTCCGATGGAGCGTGTGGAGAGTTTACTCTCAAAGAAAATGAATCTGCCTTTCAAAG GTTGAAGCTACTTCCTCGAGTTCTCCGAGGAATATCTGAATTAACCGCTGAAACGTCGATCCTAGGAGTGAAAATTGCAATGCCAATTTGCATTGCACCCACTGCTTTCCATAAAATGGCTCATTTGGATGGAGAAATTGCAACAGTGAAAG ctgcaaaaaggATGGGCACTTGTATGACACTCAGTACCTTCTCAACATGTAGCCTTGAAGAAGTGTCCGAGTCTGCTCCTGATTGTTTGCGAAGGTTCCAGCTGTATGTAGTGCcggacagacacataacaAAGGACTTGGTGCTACGTGCAAAAACAGCTGGATTCAAGGCTCTGGTCATAACCGTTGACACAGAGGTTGTAGGGATTAAGTATGCTTCAACTGAA TCATTTACATGTCCTCAGCAGTTTGGACTTCCCAACCTTCGATATCAAGATGGTCAATCACCATTTCTAAATGGTCCATACGAAGCTGCTGTAACATGGAAGGACATTGACTGGATCAAATCGCTGACTGATCTGCCTATTGTCCTCAAAGGCATTTTAACAGCACAAGATGCTAGAGAAGCTGTCAAGCATGGTGTGTCAGGTATCTGGGTATCTAATCATGGTGGAAGGCAACTGGACACCGTGCCAGCAGCA ATAGAAGTTCTACCTGAGATAGCAAAGGCGGTCGGCAACAAAGCAGAAATCTACGTAGATGGTGGAGTTCGTTATGGAACTGATGTGCTGAAAGCAATAGCTCTAGGAGCTCGAGCTGTTTTCATAGGAAGACCAGTCTTATGGGGTCTAACATACAAT GGAGAAGATGGAGTTTGCCAAGTGCTGCATGAATTTAAAGTAGCAATGAAATTATCAG GCTGTGCATCTATCAGTGATATCAATCGTTCTCTTGTTGTTCATCAATCACATTTCTGGTCAAACCTCTAA